A window from Manis javanica isolate MJ-LG chromosome 10, MJ_LKY, whole genome shotgun sequence encodes these proteins:
- the IGFALS gene encoding insulin-like growth factor-binding protein complex acid labile subunit encodes MALRKGGLALAALLVCWAALGPQGLEGVELGDTGGLRCPAECTCGQDDDTDELSVFCSSRNLTRLPDGLPHDTRALWLDGNNFSSIPAAAFQNLSGLGFLNLQGSWLTSLEPQALLGLHSLCHLHLERNQLRSLAARTFLHTPRLASLGLGNNGLSRVDEGLFQGLADLWALNLGWNSLAVLPDMAFQGLASLRELVLAGNKLAYLQPPLFCGLGELRELDLSRNALRSVKANVFVKLPKLRKLYLDHNLVTAVAPGAFLGMKALRWLDLSHNRVGGLLEDTFPGLLGLHVLRLAHNAIAGLRPRTFRDLHFLEELQLGHNRLRQLPDKAFEGLGQLEVLALNDNRIQEVRLGAFAGLVNVAVMDLSGNCLRDLPEQAFRGLGRLHSLHLEGSCLGRVRAHTFAGLSGLRRLFLKGSGLVAVEEQSLQGLSELLELDLTSNLLTHLPGQLFRGLGKLEYLLLSGNRLSELPPDALRPLQRAFWLDISHNRLRALPGGALSPLGQLRYLSLRNNSLRTFVPQAPRLERLWLEGNPWDCGCSLQALWAFVRQHPHTVPRFVQAVPEDDDSQPPVYAYNNITCASPPSVAGLDLRDVGEAHFAHC; translated from the exons ATGGCGCTGAGGAAAG GAGGCCTGGCCCTGGCAGCGCTGCTGGTCTGCTGGGCGGCACTGGGCCCCCAAGGCCTAGAGGGAGTGGAGCTAGGGGACACTGGCGGCCTGCGCTGCCCAGCCGAGTGCACCTGTGGCCAGGACGACGACACAGACGAGCTCAGCGTCTTCTGCAGCTCCCGGAATCTCACACGGCTGCCTGATGGCCTCCCACATGACACCAGGGCCCTCTGGTTGGACGGCAACAACTTCTCCTCCATCCCCGCAGCGGCCTTCCAGAACCTGTCTGGGCTGGGCTTCCTCAACCTGCAGGGCAGCTGGCTCACCAGCCTGGAGCCACAGGCACTGCTGGGCCTGCACAGCCTCTGCCACCTACACCTGGAGCGGAACCAGCTGCGCAGCCTGGCGGCCCGCACCTTCCTGCACACCCCGAGGCTGGCCTCGCTGGGCCTTGGCAACAATGGCCTCAGCAGGGTGGACGAGGGCCTCTTCCAGGGCCTGGCTGACCTCTGGGCCCTCAACCTCGGCTGGAACAGCCTGGCTGTGCTGCCCGACATGGCCTTCCAGGGCCTGGCCAGCCTGCGGGAGCTGGTGCTGGCGGGCAACAAGCTGGCCTACCTGCAGCCCCCGCTCTTCTGCGGCCTGGGCGAGCTCCGTGAGCTGGACCTGAGCCGCAACGCCCTGAGGAGTGTTAAGGCCAATGTGTTTGTGAAGCTGCCCAAGCTCCGGAAGCTCTACCTGGACCACAACCTTGTCACTGCTGTGGCCCCGGGCGCCTTCCTGGGCATGAAGGCGCTGCGCTGGCTGGACCTGTCACACAACCGCGTGGGCGGGCTGCTGGAGGACACCTTCCCGGGCCTGCTGGGCCTGCACGTCCTGCGCCTGGCGCACAACGCCATCGCCGGCCTGCGGCCCCGCACCTTCAGGGACCTGCACTTCCTGGAGGAGCTGCAGCTGGGCCACAACCGCCTGCGGCAGCTGCCCGACAAGGCCTTTGAGGGCCTGGGCCAGCTGGAGGTGCTCGCGCTCAACGACAACCGGATCCAGGAGGTCAGGCTGGGCGCCTTCGCCGGCCTCGTCAACGTGGCCGTCATGGACCTTTCGGGCAACTGCCTGCGGGACCTTCCGGAGCAGGCGTTCCGGGGCCTGGGCAGGCTGCACAGCCTGCACCTGGAGGGCAGCTGCCTGGGCCGCGTCCGAGCGCACACCTTCGCCGGGCTCTCGGGCCTGCGCCGGCTCTTCCTCAAGGGCAGCGGCCTCGTGGCCGTGGAGGAGCAGAGCCTGCAGGGGCTCAGCGAGCTCCTGGAGCTGGACCTCACCTCCAACCTGCTCACGCACCTGCCGGGCCAGCTCTTCCGGGGCCTCGGCAAGCTGGAGTACCTGCTCCTCTCGGGCAACCGGCTGTCGGAGCTGCCGCCAGACGCCCTGCGGCCCCTGCAGCGTGCGTTCTGGCTGGACATCTCGCACAACCGCCTGCGGGCCCTGCCCGGGGGGGCCCTCTCGCCGCTGGGCCAGCTGCGCTACCTCAGCCTCAGGAACAACTCGCTGAGGACTTTCGTGCCGCAGGCCCCCCGCCTGGAGCGCCTGTGGCTTGAGGGCAACCCCTGGGACTGTGGCTGCTCCCTCCAGGCCCTGTGGGCCTTTGTCCGGCAGCACCCGCACACCGTGCCCCGCTTCGTCCAGGCTGTCCCAGAGGACGACGACAGCCAGCCGCCCGTGTACGCCTATAACAACATTACCTGTGCCAGCCCCCCCAGCGTTGCCGGGCTCGACCTGCGAGACGTGGGTGAGGCCCACTTTGCTCACTGCTGA